A single genomic interval of Dromiciops gliroides isolate mDroGli1 chromosome 1, mDroGli1.pri, whole genome shotgun sequence harbors:
- the LOC122755626 gene encoding cytochrome b-c1 complex subunit 8-like, protein MGCEFGSLIRVRHIISYSLSPFKQKAFPSYFTKGIPNMLRRMQDSILRAAPPFIGFYFLYTWGTQEFEKSKKKKAIGFEEEK, encoded by the coding sequence ATGGGCTGCGAGTTTGGGAGCCTGATCCGGGTGAGgcacatcatttcctacagcctGTCCCCATTCAAGCAGAAAGCCTTCCCCAGCTACTTCACCAAGGGCATCCCGAATATGTTACGCAGGATGCAGGACTCCATTCTGCGGGCCGCCCCACCATTTATAGGCTTTTACTTCCTCTATACCTGGGGAACCCAGGAGTTTGAGAAgtcaaagaagaagaaagcaatcggctttgaagaagaaaaataa